A region from the Bombyx mori chromosome 15, ASM3026992v2 genome encodes:
- the LOC101741419 gene encoding uncharacterized protein LOC101741419, translating into MSKSRDSETTDSGSTKTQLETRNVTTRRTKTKRVSMDPDPQTSFDVRKLNFKVPTFSPDDPEIWFALLEGQFENFGITDDHAKFNQVITNLDIVHAKAVKDIIVNPPARHRYDKVKFELIMRFTASHENKVRQLLTHEELGDRKASQFLRHLQDLAGPDVPEEFLRSIWSNRLPPSIQTVLTSQSSQRLEDLAELADRIQEITSPPQLAATSAQVVETGSTGPGSTVSGEIAELRKMVEHLALKLDEHTRRSRHPHRTNPPQRRRSNSRSSTRSASMYRRFPICWYHSKFASRAHKCQKPCDYKSGNAAGNQ; encoded by the coding sequence atgagcaAGTCAAGAGATAGTGAAACTACCGACAGTGGTTCCACAAAAACGCAATTAGAGACGAGAAACGTCACCACCCGTCGAACAAAGACGAAGCGCGTTTCCATGGACCCGGATCCACAGACGTCATTTGACgtacgaaaattaaattttaaagtccCAACATTTTCACCGGACGATCCTGAGATTTGGTTCGCATTACTTGAAGGACAGTTTGAAAACTTCGGCATAACTGACGACCATGCGAAGTTCAACCAAGTAATTACGAACTTGGATATCGTGCACGCCAAGGCCGTCAAGGATATCATCGTAAACCCTCCTGCAAGACACCGGTACGATAAGGTGAAATTCGAGCTCATCATGCGCTTCACCGCCTCGCACGAGAACAAGGTCAGGCAGCTGCTGACACATGAGGAACTGGGTGACAGGAAAGCATCCCAATTTCTCCGACACCTGCAAGATTTAGCAGGACCGGATGTTCCAGAGGAGTTCCTGAGGTCGATTTGGAGCAACCGGCTACCGCCCAGCATCCAGACAGTACTGACATCGCAGTCGTCTCAGAGGCTGGAGGACTTAGCAGAACTGGCAGATCGCATACAGGAGATAACGTCCCCACCTCAGCTTGCAGCAACGTCGGCGCAGGTTGTAGAAACGGGCAGCACTGGACCTGGCAGTACCGTATCGGGTGAAATCGCTGAGCTCAGAAAAATGGTCGAGCACCTCGCGCTCAAACTCGATGAGCACACCCGACGGTCCCGGCACCCCCATAGAACCAACCCGCCGCAGCGACGCCGGTCCAACTCACGCAGTTCAACTCGTTCAGCTTCAATGTACCGCCGCTTCCCAATTTGTTGGTACCACTCCAAGTTCGCGTCGAGGGCACACAAATGCCAAAAGCCATGTGACTACAAGTCGGGAAACGCAGCGGGCAATCAGTGA